The Methylobacterium sp. PvR107 genome contains a region encoding:
- the urtE gene encoding urea ABC transporter ATP-binding subunit UrtE: protein MLSVDGIDLYYGAAQALRGVSLTAEAGQVTTVLGRNGVGKTSLLRAIVGQQPVRSGAIRLDGRPIQGLAPYDRARAGIAFVPQGREIFPLLTVKENLETGFAPLKRRDRHIPGEIYDLFPVLKDMLHRRGGDLSGGQQQQLAIGRALVTRPKLLVLDEPTEGIQPSIIKDIGRAITYLRGKGEMGIVLVEQYFEWARDLCDSYAVMDRGQVVLAGPRAGMVEADVLRWMSV from the coding sequence ATGCTCTCCGTCGACGGCATCGACCTCTATTACGGCGCCGCGCAGGCGCTGCGCGGCGTCTCCCTCACGGCCGAGGCCGGGCAGGTCACGACGGTGCTGGGCCGCAACGGCGTCGGCAAGACCTCGCTGCTGCGGGCGATCGTCGGCCAGCAGCCGGTGCGCTCCGGCGCGATCCGCCTCGACGGCCGACCGATCCAGGGTCTCGCCCCCTACGACCGGGCGCGCGCCGGGATCGCCTTCGTGCCCCAGGGCCGCGAGATCTTCCCGCTGCTCACCGTGAAGGAGAACCTCGAGACCGGCTTCGCGCCGCTCAAGCGCCGCGACCGCCACATTCCCGGGGAGATCTACGACCTGTTCCCGGTGCTCAAGGACATGCTGCACCGGCGCGGCGGCGACCTCTCGGGCGGCCAGCAGCAGCAGCTCGCCATCGGCCGGGCGCTGGTGACGCGGCCGAAGCTCCTCGTGCTCGACGAGCCGACCGAGGGTATCCAGCCCTCGATCATCAAGGATATCGGCCGGGCGATCACCTACCTGCGCGGCAAGGGCGAGATGGGAATCGTGCTGGTCGAGCAGTATTTCGAGTGGGCCCGCGACCTCTGCGATTCCTACGCGGTGATGGATCGCGGGCAGGTGGTTCTGGCCGGGCCCCGGGCCGGGATGGTCGAGGCCGACGTGCTCCGGTGGATGTCGGTGTAG
- a CDS encoding fumarylacetoacetate hydrolase family protein, which translates to MSTRRDFLHLSAAATAAGALVGPALAQAPAQDPASGPGRPIPPAGGDALRLVTFRPDAGSAPRLGAVRADGRVVDLSRGGAQGFDPTRMVSLIEAGPAALAAVRQAAASGDGPPVETVRLLAPIPAPTRNIYAVGWNYLEHFAEGQAVRGTNAEYPAHPVFFTKGVNTVNGPYDPIPYDPEVSTAIDWEVELAVIIGTAGRNIKEADAMGHVFGYSVINDTTARDMQIKLHGGQWFKGKSLDGYGPIGPWIVPASDLDPGDLHLITRVNGVVKQDASTQQMYFKVARIIAELSRGLTLVPGDIIATGTPPGIGNARKPPEFLKPGDVMETEIVGLGTLRNVIQAVPA; encoded by the coding sequence ATGAGCACCCGGCGTGATTTCCTGCACCTGTCCGCGGCCGCGACGGCCGCCGGTGCCCTGGTCGGGCCGGCCCTTGCCCAGGCCCCGGCGCAGGATCCCGCCTCCGGCCCGGGGCGTCCGATCCCGCCGGCCGGCGGCGACGCGCTCCGCCTCGTCACCTTCCGGCCCGACGCGGGCAGCGCGCCGCGCCTCGGCGCCGTGCGCGCGGACGGGCGCGTCGTCGACCTGTCGCGCGGCGGCGCGCAGGGCTTCGACCCGACCCGGATGGTCTCGCTCATCGAGGCGGGCCCCGCCGCCCTCGCGGCCGTCCGCCAGGCTGCGGCCTCGGGTGACGGCCCGCCGGTCGAGACCGTGCGGCTGCTGGCGCCGATCCCCGCGCCGACGCGCAACATCTACGCGGTCGGCTGGAACTACCTGGAGCATTTCGCGGAAGGGCAGGCGGTCCGCGGCACGAACGCCGAGTACCCGGCGCATCCGGTGTTCTTCACCAAGGGCGTGAACACCGTGAACGGGCCCTACGACCCGATCCCGTACGACCCGGAGGTCTCGACCGCGATCGACTGGGAGGTCGAGCTCGCCGTGATCATCGGCACGGCCGGCCGCAACATCAAGGAAGCCGACGCGATGGGCCACGTCTTCGGCTACAGCGTCATCAACGACACCACCGCCCGCGACATGCAGATCAAGCTCCACGGCGGCCAGTGGTTCAAGGGCAAGAGCCTGGACGGCTACGGCCCGATCGGCCCCTGGATCGTGCCGGCCTCCGATCTCGATCCGGGCGACCTGCACCTGATCACGCGGGTCAACGGCGTGGTGAAGCAGGATGCCTCGACCCAGCAGATGTACTTCAAGGTCGCCCGCATCATCGCCGAGCTGTCGCGGGGGCTCACCCTCGTGCCCGGCGACATCATCGCCACCGGCACGCCGCCCGGCATCGGCAACGCGCGCAAGCCGCCGGAATTCCTCAAGCCGGGCGACGTCATGGAGACCGAGATCGTCGGCCTCGGCACCCTGCGCAACGTGATCCAGGCGGTCCCCGCCTGA
- a CDS encoding YihY/virulence factor BrkB family protein — protein sequence MRPDETQDEDAGEDWRSVGTRRPDPGDARRSAREPGRGRDADDPAEIPAPGWRDILWRVLRAVPRDRLLATAGGVAFFALLSTFPALATIVSVYGLFSDPHVISQHVSLLAGVLPNDVLALLSDQLVRIARQGTGALGTASLASVAIAFWSANSGVSALFDALNVIYKEREKRSLVRLYATTLLFTLTGILFALTATGMVVILPIVLDRLGLGVLTDVTLRIVRWPGLLLLVGFGLALTYRYGPSRREAKWRWVSWGGVAASVSWVCASVSFSWYVASFDSYNRVYGSLGAAVGYMTWIWLSVVIVLLGAELNAEIERQTARDSTTGRPRPLGAREAYAADTLGPAER from the coding sequence GTGAGGCCGGACGAGACTCAGGACGAGGATGCGGGCGAGGATTGGCGCTCCGTCGGCACGCGGCGGCCCGATCCGGGTGACGCCCGCCGCTCCGCGCGCGAGCCCGGCCGCGGGCGTGACGCCGACGATCCCGCCGAGATCCCGGCCCCGGGGTGGCGGGACATCCTCTGGCGCGTCCTGCGCGCCGTGCCGCGCGACCGCCTGCTCGCCACGGCGGGGGGCGTCGCGTTCTTCGCCCTGCTGTCGACCTTCCCGGCGCTCGCCACCATCGTGTCGGTCTACGGCCTGTTCTCGGACCCGCACGTCATCAGCCAGCACGTGAGCCTGCTCGCGGGCGTGCTGCCCAACGATGTCCTCGCGCTCCTGTCCGACCAGCTGGTCCGGATCGCCAGGCAGGGTACCGGCGCCCTCGGCACGGCCTCGCTCGCGAGCGTCGCGATCGCGTTCTGGAGCGCCAATTCGGGGGTGAGCGCCCTCTTCGACGCGCTCAACGTGATCTACAAGGAGCGCGAGAAGCGCTCGCTGGTCCGGCTCTACGCCACGACGCTCCTGTTCACGCTCACCGGGATCCTGTTCGCCCTCACGGCCACCGGCATGGTGGTGATCCTGCCGATCGTCCTCGACCGGCTCGGCCTCGGCGTGCTGACCGACGTGACGCTGCGCATCGTCCGCTGGCCCGGGCTTTTGCTCCTCGTCGGTTTCGGCCTGGCCCTGACCTACCGCTACGGTCCGAGCCGGCGCGAGGCCAAATGGCGCTGGGTGAGCTGGGGCGGCGTCGCCGCCTCCGTCTCGTGGGTCTGCGCCTCCGTCTCCTTCTCCTGGTACGTGGCCAGCTTCGACAGCTACAACAGGGTCTACGGCTCGCTCGGCGCGGCCGTCGGCTACATGACGTGGATCTGGCTCTCGGTCGTCATCGTGCTGCTCGGGGCCGAGCTGAACGCCGAGATCGAGCGACAGACGGCGCGCGACAGCACGACGGGGCGGCCGAGGCCGCTCGGAGCCCGGGAGGCCTACGCGGCCGACACCCTCGGGCCGGCGGAGCGCTGA
- a CDS encoding glycosyltransferase family 2 protein — MARKARPARAPETIETPRLSHARAHDPAARFGAATGTGRAAPGPDCLLTILIPCLNEAETLAACIRHALAYLAESGVAGEVLVADNGSTDGSQAIAAALGARVIPVAVRGYGGALAGGIAAARGRYVIMGDADDSYDLRNLDAFVTELRAGADLVMGNRFRGGIGAGAMPFLHRYLGNPVLTAIGRLLFRSPVRDFHCGLRGFDRARILGLGLRTTGMEFASEMVVRASLSGLVIREVPTTLRKDGRSRPPHLRTWRDGWRHLRFLLLHSPRWMFLYPGLALFLGGAIPALALLGGPRHLGPHLSLDIHTFVVACVAMLVGIQIVTFGMIARRYAARQGLLPGGRHGRVLGALSLETLLIAAFLLLAAGGAGIGWSVLAWSRTGFGELAGGALLRPLILSACSVAASVQLAFSAFLLGILELPGGDARARLAGLHAAIGAAEA; from the coding sequence GTGGCCCGGAAGGCCCGCCCCGCCCGGGCGCCCGAGACCATCGAGACGCCGCGCTTGTCCCACGCACGCGCCCACGACCCCGCCGCGCGCTTCGGCGCGGCGACCGGAACCGGCCGCGCGGCGCCGGGCCCGGATTGCCTGCTGACGATCCTGATCCCCTGCCTCAACGAGGCGGAGACGCTGGCGGCCTGCATCCGCCACGCCCTGGCCTATCTCGCGGAATCCGGGGTGGCGGGCGAGGTGCTGGTCGCCGACAACGGCAGCACCGACGGCTCTCAGGCCATCGCGGCGGCGCTCGGCGCCCGGGTCATCCCGGTCGCGGTGCGCGGCTACGGCGGCGCCCTGGCCGGCGGCATCGCGGCGGCGCGCGGGCGCTACGTCATCATGGGCGACGCCGACGACAGCTACGACCTGCGCAACCTCGACGCCTTCGTGACCGAGCTGCGGGCCGGCGCCGACCTGGTGATGGGCAACCGCTTCCGCGGCGGCATCGGGGCCGGCGCGATGCCGTTCCTGCACCGCTACCTCGGCAACCCGGTCCTGACCGCGATCGGCCGCCTGCTGTTCCGGAGCCCGGTGCGCGACTTCCATTGCGGCCTGCGCGGGTTCGACCGCGCCCGGATCCTCGGGCTCGGCCTGCGAACCACCGGCATGGAATTCGCCAGCGAGATGGTCGTCCGGGCGAGCCTTTCGGGCCTGGTGATCCGGGAGGTGCCCACCACCCTGCGCAAGGACGGGCGCAGCCGGCCGCCGCACCTGCGCACGTGGCGCGACGGCTGGCGGCACCTGCGCTTCCTGCTCCTGCACAGCCCGCGCTGGATGTTCCTCTATCCCGGCCTGGCGCTGTTCCTCGGCGGCGCGATCCCCGCCCTGGCGCTGCTCGGCGGCCCGCGCCACCTCGGCCCGCACCTGTCGCTCGACATCCACACCTTCGTGGTCGCCTGCGTGGCGATGCTCGTCGGCATCCAGATCGTCACCTTCGGCATGATCGCCCGGCGCTACGCCGCACGGCAGGGGCTGCTGCCCGGCGGCCGCCACGGCCGCGTGCTCGGCGCGCTGAGCCTCGAGACCCTGCTCATCGCCGCCTTCCTGCTCCTGGCGGCCGGCGGTGCCGGGATCGGGTGGTCGGTCCTCGCCTGGAGCCGCACGGGCTTCGGCGAGCTCGCCGGCGGCGCGCTGCTGCGGCCGCTGATCCTCTCGGCCTGCTCGGTGGCGGCTTCGGTGCAGCTGGCCTTCTCGGCCTTCCTGCTCGGCATCCTCGAGCTGCCCGGCGGCGATGCCCGCGCCCGCCTGGCGGGCCTGCACGCGGCGATCGGGGCGGCCGAGGCCTAG
- a CDS encoding NAD(P)-dependent oxidoreductase, which yields MAEIRHLIVTGASGYVGRGLVAAALAEGRAVTALGRGSHGLPAGLRIVPWSLGEPLPPACLDPALPPDRQALVHLAHDWRERAPGDDRNRAGTRLLRDGARALGLRRIVFASSQSARPDAPNAYGRAKWAIEQLFDAPGELSLRIGLVYGGPPMAMYGLLRRLARLPVIPMVAPGTRVQPIHRAEVARGLLLGLDGPLCGAVGLAGPVPVTFGAVLTTLALGTGGRRPTIVPIPLRLALLGCAALNAIPFGPRIDRERILGLAGTRPMPTAADLARLGLQVRPLADGLLGEPATRRALLEEGRILERYVLRARPGGALVRRYVRALTRDGAVPPLALPLPVRAAPGLLRFIEPLDRNAPLARRLALAMRLVEASPAGEAALGRHGRARRLAGLAADGALEALALPFRATRALLR from the coding sequence ATGGCGGAGATCCGGCACCTGATCGTCACCGGGGCGAGCGGCTATGTCGGCCGCGGCCTCGTCGCCGCCGCGCTCGCCGAGGGACGCGCCGTCACGGCGCTCGGGCGCGGGTCGCACGGGCTGCCGGCCGGCCTCCGGATCGTGCCCTGGAGCCTCGGGGAGCCCCTGCCGCCCGCCTGCCTCGACCCGGCCCTGCCGCCGGACCGCCAGGCGCTGGTCCACCTCGCCCATGACTGGCGCGAGCGGGCGCCGGGGGACGACCGCAACCGCGCGGGCACCCGCCTGCTCCGGGACGGGGCGCGGGCCCTCGGCCTCCGCCGGATCGTGTTCGCGTCCTCGCAATCGGCCCGGCCCGACGCGCCCAACGCCTACGGGCGCGCGAAATGGGCGATCGAGCAGCTGTTCGACGCCCCCGGCGAGCTCTCCCTGCGGATCGGCCTGGTCTACGGCGGCCCGCCGATGGCGATGTACGGCCTCCTCCGGCGCCTCGCGCGGCTGCCGGTGATCCCGATGGTCGCCCCCGGCACGCGCGTCCAGCCGATCCACCGGGCGGAGGTCGCGCGCGGCCTCCTGCTCGGCCTCGACGGGCCGCTTTGCGGTGCCGTCGGCCTCGCCGGCCCGGTCCCGGTCACGTTCGGGGCCGTGCTGACCACGCTGGCTCTCGGCACCGGCGGCCGGCGGCCCACGATCGTGCCGATCCCGCTGCGCCTCGCGCTCCTCGGCTGCGCGGCGCTGAACGCGATCCCGTTCGGCCCCCGGATCGACCGGGAACGCATCCTCGGCCTCGCCGGCACGCGGCCGATGCCGACCGCAGCCGATCTGGCGCGCCTCGGGCTGCAGGTCCGCCCGCTCGCGGACGGCCTCCTCGGCGAACCCGCCACCCGCAGGGCGCTCCTGGAAGAGGGCCGGATCCTGGAGCGCTACGTCCTGCGCGCGCGGCCGGGCGGCGCCCTCGTCCGGCGCTACGTGCGGGCCCTGACCCGCGACGGCGCGGTCCCGCCGCTGGCGCTGCCCCTGCCGGTCCGGGCCGCGCCGGGGCTGCTGCGCTTCATCGAGCCCCTCGACCGGAACGCGCCGCTCGCCCGGCGCCTCGCCCTCGCCATGCGGCTCGTCGAGGCGAGCCCCGCCGGCGAGGCGGCGCTCGGCCGGCACGGCCGGGCGCGGCGGCTCGCCGGCCTCGCCGCCGACGGCGCGCTCGAGGCCCTGGCGCTGCCGTTCCGCGCCACCCGCGCCCTGCTGCGATGA
- a CDS encoding FAD-dependent oxidoreductase codes for MTAPDADVVVVGSGPAGVSAAWPLAEAGLRVILLDASEPDAGPGLAPARHRADPDHWKTRFGADLAAVEAPPDVSPKFGTPRARAARAGFPDRIGLSTAGFFAAGSLGRGGLSTIWGALATPFTAAERAGLPFPAAELDAAYARVSRRIGLGRPAPPSSPAARFVLARHASRPGRDGVRLEPAPNAVLDAPRDGRQACNLCGLCLYGCDRGSIYASDLELPALTRRPNLSYRPGHLVRAVEADGAGHRLRVETRGGAVTVTAPRVVLAAGTIATTGLALARLGLFDQPVRLLSNPAAAAAFLVPRLVGIDRPAGGLGLGQVFYRAGDAAGVLYGADTLPLDMLAGRLPVGRPFALRVARALAPALLLATCYRPGAQSRNTLTVSREDGSTRLSIRGERTAEATASLRADLSRLGRALRRAGALALPGSTAILEPGADAHYAGTLPMGEGMSGGMGEGMSGAGPAATTAEGELAGAPGLYIADGAALPTLPATHPTLTIMANADRIGRALARRAQAGEDPR; via the coding sequence ATGACGGCACCGGACGCCGACGTCGTCGTCGTCGGCAGCGGGCCGGCGGGCGTCAGCGCCGCGTGGCCCCTGGCGGAGGCGGGCCTGCGCGTCATCCTGCTCGACGCCTCGGAGCCGGACGCGGGCCCCGGCCTCGCCCCGGCCCGGCACCGGGCCGATCCGGACCATTGGAAGACGCGCTTCGGCGCCGACCTCGCGGCGGTCGAGGCGCCGCCGGACGTCTCGCCGAAATTCGGCACCCCCCGCGCGCGCGCCGCGCGCGCCGGCTTCCCGGATCGGATCGGGCTCTCGACCGCCGGCTTCTTCGCCGCCGGCTCCCTCGGGCGCGGCGGCCTCTCGACGATCTGGGGGGCGCTCGCGACACCGTTCACCGCCGCCGAGCGCGCCGGCCTGCCGTTCCCCGCCGCCGAGCTCGACGCCGCCTACGCGCGCGTCTCCCGCAGGATCGGGCTGGGCCGGCCCGCCCCGCCATCGAGCCCGGCGGCCCGGTTCGTCCTGGCGCGGCACGCCTCGCGGCCCGGGCGGGACGGCGTACGTCTGGAGCCGGCCCCGAACGCCGTACTGGACGCGCCCCGCGACGGCCGGCAGGCCTGCAATCTGTGCGGGCTGTGCCTCTACGGCTGCGACCGCGGCAGCATCTACGCCAGTGATCTGGAACTGCCGGCCCTGACCCGCCGGCCGAATCTTTCGTATCGGCCCGGCCATCTGGTCCGCGCCGTCGAGGCCGACGGTGCGGGCCACCGCCTCCGTGTCGAGACGCGGGGCGGGGCCGTGACCGTGACGGCGCCCCGGGTGGTGCTCGCCGCCGGCACGATCGCCACGACCGGGCTCGCCTTGGCGCGGCTCGGCCTGTTCGACCAACCGGTGCGGCTCCTCAGCAACCCGGCGGCGGCGGCGGCCTTCCTGGTGCCCCGCCTCGTCGGGATCGACCGGCCCGCGGGCGGCCTGGGCCTCGGGCAGGTGTTCTACCGGGCGGGCGACGCGGCGGGCGTCCTCTACGGCGCCGACACGCTCCCCCTCGACATGCTGGCCGGGCGCCTGCCGGTCGGGCGGCCCTTCGCCCTGCGCGTGGCCCGGGCGCTCGCGCCGGCGCTGCTGCTGGCGACCTGCTACCGGCCCGGCGCGCAGAGCCGGAACACCCTGACGGTGTCGCGGGAGGACGGTTCGACCCGGCTGTCGATCCGGGGCGAGCGGACGGCCGAGGCCACGGCGAGCCTCAGGGCGGACCTGTCCCGGCTCGGGCGCGCCCTGCGGCGCGCCGGCGCGCTGGCCCTGCCGGGCTCGACCGCGATCCTGGAGCCCGGGGCGGACGCGCATTACGCGGGGACGCTGCCCATGGGCGAAGGCATGAGCGGAGGCATGGGCGAAGGCATGAGCGGGGCCGGCCCGGCCGCCACGACGGCGGAGGGCGAGCTGGCCGGTGCGCCGGGCCTCTACATCGCCGACGGCGCCGCCCTCCCGACGCTGCCGGCCACGCACCCGACCCTGACCATCATGGCCAATGCCGACCGGATCGGCCGCGCGCTCGCTCGGCGTGCGCAGGCCGGCGAAGACCCGCGATGA
- a CDS encoding PAS domain-containing protein, whose protein sequence is MAEAPIPQSVLDASGVVGTWVHDYWAGQLALSASLAALLGLDPEAAARGVSLEAFLDRTHPEDRIRIESYLHAVAETGGPMEAEFRTRDTRTGIRTLLMRGRIERDPAGRAIRGRGIAIDRTEEQAANLVQSERVVNRMAEHIIALRDLARALHRPALTNRIEHLMIEIGFELARFLPEPEDEPRH, encoded by the coding sequence ATGGCCGAAGCCCCGATCCCGCAATCCGTCCTGGACGCCTCGGGCGTGGTCGGCACGTGGGTCCACGATTACTGGGCCGGACAGCTGGCCCTCTCGGCCTCCCTGGCGGCCCTGCTCGGCCTCGACCCGGAGGCGGCCGCGCGCGGCGTGTCCCTCGAAGCCTTCCTGGACCGCACCCATCCCGAGGACCGCATCCGGATCGAGAGCTACCTGCACGCGGTGGCCGAGACCGGCGGTCCCATGGAGGCCGAGTTCCGCACCCGGGACACCCGGACCGGCATCCGCACCCTTCTGATGCGCGGCCGGATCGAGCGCGATCCGGCCGGCCGGGCGATCCGGGGCCGCGGCATCGCCATCGACCGGACGGAGGAGCAGGCGGCCAATCTCGTGCAGAGCGAGCGCGTCGTGAACCGGATGGCGGAGCACATCATCGCCCTGCGCGATCTCGCCCGCGCCCTGCACCGGCCCGCGCTCACGAACCGCATCGAGCACCTGATGATCGAGATCGGCTTCGAACTCGCCCGCTTCCTGCCCGAGCCGGAGGACGAGCCGCGCCACTGA
- a CDS encoding ParA family protein yields the protein MKAITFVTQKGGSGKSTLCISLAVAAREAGHTVCILEMDRQATISDWLDHRTADGPEVAQIDATQIDAVMERLRDSAYDYVFIDTPGVDSTGTLSAIRAADLCIIPCRPTPADLRAFKPTLAAVYRLEKKFAFVLNQTPPRSYRVRDAADGLAVLGILPDVNIVARTDHQDAIGLGQGVTEFNPKGQAAGEVRRLWSWIERRTQSLRTGQNVQAA from the coding sequence ATGAAAGCGATCACCTTCGTCACGCAGAAGGGCGGCAGCGGCAAGAGCACGCTGTGCATCTCGCTGGCTGTGGCCGCCCGGGAGGCGGGCCATACGGTCTGCATCCTGGAGATGGACCGCCAGGCCACGATCTCGGACTGGCTCGACCACCGCACGGCCGACGGCCCGGAGGTCGCCCAGATCGACGCCACGCAGATCGACGCCGTGATGGAGCGCCTGCGCGACTCGGCCTACGATTACGTGTTCATCGATACGCCGGGCGTCGATTCCACCGGCACCCTGTCGGCGATCCGCGCGGCGGATCTCTGCATCATCCCGTGCCGGCCGACGCCCGCGGACCTGCGCGCCTTCAAGCCGACGCTGGCGGCCGTCTACCGGCTGGAGAAGAAGTTCGCCTTCGTGCTGAACCAGACGCCGCCGCGCTCGTACCGGGTCCGCGACGCGGCGGACGGGCTCGCGGTGCTCGGCATCCTGCCCGACGTGAACATCGTCGCCCGCACCGACCATCAGGACGCGATCGGCCTCGGCCAGGGCGTCACCGAGTTCAACCCCAAGGGCCAGGCCGCCGGGGAGGTCCGCCGCCTCTGGTCCTGGATCGAGCGCCGCACGCAGTCCCTGAGGACGGGTCAGAATGTCCAAGCCGCCTAA
- a CDS encoding ribbon-helix-helix domain-containing protein: protein MSKPPKLSLAAIVASASPPARSAPAIRLQGAEIVALALAPPAPKPASTLKQRARQMSVYLEPPVYDQLRDLAYAERTKMHALLLEGLDLLFKQRGARSIAQLTDTQGR, encoded by the coding sequence ATGTCCAAGCCGCCTAAGCTGAGTCTCGCGGCCATCGTCGCCTCGGCGAGCCCGCCGGCCAGATCCGCCCCGGCGATTCGGCTTCAGGGCGCCGAGATCGTGGCGCTAGCCCTCGCGCCGCCGGCGCCGAAGCCGGCTTCCACGCTCAAGCAGCGCGCCCGCCAGATGTCGGTCTACCTGGAGCCGCCGGTCTACGATCAGTTGCGGGATCTCGCCTATGCCGAGCGGACCAAGATGCACGCGCTCCTGCTGGAAGGTCTCGACCTGCTGTTCAAGCAGCGCGGCGCCCGGTCCATCGCGCAGCTGACCGACACGCAGGGCCGCTGA
- a CDS encoding methyl-accepting chemotaxis protein — MSHLRAPTAFRRGISLSSRATFIVLAVVCTSFIACSSYIYATQSVIFRASLEKSMSNLSAASARSVGHWLTGKVQLIQLMAQQSAVVGVGSKVSDVLGLPLPRETFLSSYVGGLDGHFVQVPALPLPPGFDPRTRPWFKQAVAAGGPILTEPYISAGGTSGKDEFTITVATPVLDSTHTLLGVLGGDFDLAGLARLIGGIEESGTGGPSYGYLVSGAGNVLIHPRGALVGKPLTDLIAGPLPKIEPGTVLETHEGDRATYTVFARIPNLPPSLDWYFALSVDGATVAAPITRMARDMAWSTLIALALVALVVSQMMVRIVARPLNRLVADLQRMSRGERDAAIAEAQRRDEIGLVGRAVEGIRALVAEKARAEAEVRRSTAEAAAGERRGAMLALADGFERAVGAVTGSVAAAAAALQETARILSASAGEAAAQSAGAAAAAGQAAANVRMVAAAAEQLGASVQEIAGQVAGSSRLAQTAVGEADRTGGLMQDLSEAVSRIGEAAGLIAAIAGQTNLLALNATIEAARAGEAGRGFAVVAAEVKALAGQTARATEAITGHIARIQGSTGQASAAIGGVVERIRDLNAVTGSVAAAVEQQGAATQEIVRHVGQAAIGTDAVTANITGVADAAGQTGTAAQQVLASATELTRQSDRLGQEVARFLETVRAA, encoded by the coding sequence TTGAGTCATCTTCGAGCGCCAACTGCTTTCCGCCGCGGCATCAGCCTATCAAGCCGCGCGACGTTCATCGTCCTGGCCGTCGTCTGCACGTCCTTCATCGCCTGCTCGAGCTACATCTACGCCACGCAATCCGTGATCTTCCGGGCGAGTCTCGAGAAGAGCATGTCCAACCTGAGCGCCGCATCGGCGCGCAGCGTCGGCCATTGGTTGACCGGCAAGGTTCAGTTGATCCAGCTCATGGCGCAGCAGAGCGCGGTCGTCGGCGTCGGATCGAAGGTCAGCGACGTGCTCGGCTTGCCGCTCCCGCGCGAGACCTTCCTGAGCAGCTACGTGGGCGGGCTGGACGGCCACTTCGTCCAGGTTCCAGCGCTGCCCCTTCCGCCCGGCTTCGATCCGCGCACGCGGCCCTGGTTCAAGCAAGCCGTCGCGGCGGGCGGGCCGATCCTGACCGAACCCTACATCTCGGCGGGCGGGACGTCGGGGAAAGACGAATTCACGATTACCGTGGCGACCCCGGTCCTGGACAGCACGCACACTCTCCTCGGTGTGCTCGGCGGCGATTTCGACCTCGCCGGGCTCGCCCGGCTGATCGGGGGGATCGAGGAATCGGGAACGGGCGGGCCAAGCTACGGCTACCTGGTTTCCGGCGCGGGCAACGTGCTGATCCATCCCCGCGGCGCGCTCGTCGGCAAGCCGCTCACGGATCTGATCGCCGGGCCGCTCCCCAAGATCGAGCCGGGCACCGTGCTGGAGACCCATGAGGGCGACAGGGCGACCTACACGGTCTTCGCCCGCATTCCGAACCTGCCCCCGTCTCTCGACTGGTATTTCGCCCTCTCGGTCGACGGCGCCACGGTCGCCGCACCGATCACCCGCATGGCCCGGGACATGGCTTGGTCCACCCTGATCGCCCTGGCTCTGGTCGCCCTCGTGGTCAGCCAGATGATGGTGCGGATCGTGGCACGTCCGCTGAACCGGCTGGTCGCGGATCTGCAGCGGATGAGCCGGGGCGAGCGTGACGCCGCCATCGCCGAGGCGCAGCGCCGGGACGAGATCGGGCTGGTCGGACGGGCCGTGGAGGGCATCCGGGCCCTGGTGGCGGAGAAGGCCCGCGCGGAGGCGGAGGTCCGGCGCTCGACCGCAGAGGCGGCGGCGGGCGAGCGCCGGGGCGCGATGCTCGCGCTGGCCGACGGGTTCGAGCGGGCGGTGGGCGCCGTGACCGGCTCGGTGGCGGCCGCGGCGGCGGCGCTGCAGGAGACCGCGCGGATTCTGAGCGCCAGCGCGGGCGAGGCGGCCGCGCAATCGGCCGGGGCGGCCGCCGCGGCCGGGCAGGCCGCCGCCAACGTCCGCATGGTGGCGGCCGCCGCCGAGCAGCTCGGTGCGAGCGTGCAGGAGATCGCCGGTCAGGTGGCGGGCTCGTCGCGCCTCGCCCAGACGGCGGTGGGCGAGGCGGACCGGACGGGCGGTCTGATGCAGGACCTGTCCGAGGCCGTGTCCCGGATCGGCGAGGCCGCCGGGCTGATCGCCGCGATCGCCGGCCAGACCAACCTGCTCGCGCTGAACGCCACGATCGAGGCGGCGCGCGCCGGCGAGGCGGGCCGGGGCTTCGCCGTGGTGGCGGCCGAGGTCAAGGCGCTGGCCGGCCAGACGGCGCGGGCCACCGAGGCGATCACCGGGCACATCGCGCGCATCCAGGGCTCGACCGGGCAGGCGAGCGCGGCGATCGGCGGAGTCGTCGAGCGCATCCGGGACCTCAACGCCGTGACCGGCTCGGTGGCGGCGGCGGTGGAGCAGCAGGGCGCGGCCACGCAGGAGATCGTGCGCCATGTCGGTCAGGCCGCGATCGGCACCGACGCGGTCACGGCCAACATCACCGGCGTCGCCGATGCGGCCGGGCAGACCGGCACGGCCGCCCAGCAGGTCCTGGCCTCCGCGACCGAGCTGACCCGGCAATCCGACCGGCTCGGCCAGGAGGTCGCCCGCTTTCTCGAGACCGTCCGCGCGGCCTGA